TTTTACCTACTGAAATCTTGCAAGAAACAACAGTTACTCCAACAATTTCGCATCTAGTTGGTGGTGGTGCTGCAGCTGGCGGTTCAGCAGAGGCGTATCACAAGGAACTGGTAACACTGAACAATCTGCTAGCAATCAATCCTCAGGACAAACTGCTAAAACATTGCCGAATACTGGACAAGAAGATGCATTGACATCTCTTGGACTTGTAGTGGGAATGCTTGGATTTGGTTTAGTGAAAAGAAAAAAAGCTGAACTTGGCTAAAATATATATTCATTATGATGGGAAGTTGACCTTGTGTCAGCTTCTTTCTGGTTTTCTGCTCCTCGATTTATTATCAGTGTAGAAGGTTGAATAAAGCTAAGCCTTGTCTTCTTGGATTTTTCATGTTTCCGCTATATTTTTTCTTTTAAATCAACTATAATAGAATCATGAAAGTTTTACTCTATTTGGAAGGCAAGACAGTTCTGGAAAAATCAGGGATTGGTCGGGCCCTCCACCATCAAATGGAAGCCCTGGACATGGCTGGAATTCCCTATACGACGGACCTTTTAGGGGATTATGATGTCATTCATATCAATACCTATGGGCCACGTTCCTGGTTGCTTTTGCACGCTGCCAAACGCCATGGAAAGAAGGTCATCTTGCACGGGCATTCGACCAAGGAAGATTTTCAAAATTCCTTTATCGGATCCAATCGCCTGGCGCCATTTGTGGGAAAATATCTGGCCAGCATGTACCGAAAAGCAGATTTTATCATTACTCCGTCAGAGTATTCTAAGCAGCTCATCCAATCCTATGGGGTAAAAACTCCAATCGTTGCCGTGTCCAATGGGATTGATTTGAACAAGTACAAGAAAGATGCTCGTAAAGAGGCTGTTTTTCGGGATTATTTCGGTATTAAAGAGGGACAACCAGTCGTGGTCTGTGCCGGGCTTTATTTTCGCCGCAAGGGCATAGAGGATTTTGTCAAGGTGGCTGAAAAGCTGCCCCATGTGCGCTTCATTTGGCTAGGCTCTATCAATAAATGGATGATTCCATCCTATATCCGGAAAATTGTAGAAGGAGCTCATCCGCCTAATGTCGAGTTTCCTGGTTACTTCAAGGGTGCTGTTTTTCAGGGGGCAATGAGCGGAGCGGATGCCTTTTTCTTCCCATCCTATGAAGAGACGGAAGGGATTGTCGTCTTGGAAGCTCTAGCCAGCCACCAGCATGTTGTGCTGAGAGATATTCCAGTTTATGAAGGCTGGATTGATGAAACAAGTGCCGAATTGGGCAAGACTGTCGATGATTTTGTCCAATCCATTCAAAATATCTTAGATAAAAAAATAGACAAGCGCGAGGCAGGTTATCAGGTGGCAGTTAGTCGCTCGATGGACAATGTAGCCCACCAGCTAGTAGAAGCCTATCGCCAAGTCATGGAGTTGTAAATGCGTATTGGATTGTTTACAGATACCTACTTTCCGCAGGTTTCGGGGGTTGCGACTTCTATTCGGACCCTGAAAACGGAGCTGGAAAAACTAGGTCATGCAGTATTTATTTTTACGACCACTGATGAGGGTGTCAACCGCTATGAGGATTGGGATATTATCCGCATTCCTAGTGTGCCCTTCTTTGCCTTTAAGGACCGTCGAGTGGCCTATGCTGGCTTTGTGGATGCCTTGAAAATTGCCAGCCGTTACAAGCTGGATATTATTCATACCCATACGGAGTTTTCTCTGGGGATTTTGGGGAAATTGATTGCTAAGGAATTGGGGATTCCAGTTATTCATACCTACCATACCCAGTATGAGGACTACGTCCACTATATTGCCAAGGGGAAAATTATTCGCCCTAGCATGGTCAAGTATATCCTCAAACCCTTCTTCCGTGACCTTGATGGGATTATCTGTCCCAGCGAGATTGTAGAAGATTTGCTGAATAAGTATCAGGTTCCTATTTCCAAAAGGGTCATACCGACAGGAATTGATTTGGCCAAGTTTGACCGACCTGAGATTTGCCAAGAGGATATTGATGAACTGAGGCATCAACTGGGGATTGCTAAGGATGAAACCATGCTGCTCAGCCTGTCTCGTATCTCCAATGAAAAAAATATTCAGGCCCTTGTCAAGGCCATGCCGGCTATTTTGGCTGAAAATCCCAAGGTCAAGCTGGTTATCGTTGGTGGTGGACCTTATGCGGGAGAGTTGCAGGAGATGATTGACCGCATGCAGCTGGCCAGTCATATTCAGATGACGGGCATGATTGCACCGAGCGATACTGCTCTATACTATAAGGCGGCTGATTTCTTTATCTCGGCATCGACCAGTGAAACCCAGGGTCTGACCTTCTTGGAAAGCCTGGCATCAGGCACTCCAATCCTAGCCCATTCGAATCCTTATTTGGATAATTTGGTGACGGACAAGATGTTTGGAACCCTCTTTAAGCGGGAAAAGGACATAGCAGATGTGGTCATTGATGCGATTTTGGCGACGCCAAGCATGAATGCCTACTTGCTGGAGAAAAAGCTCTATGAAATTTCCGCCAAGAATTTTGGTCACCGAGTTTTTGAGTATTACCTGGATTTGAAAATTTCCCATGATTTCCAGAAGGAACACACCAATCAAGACAGTGTGGCAGAAGTATTGCTCAAGGGAGCAGTTACCTTACCAGCCAAGGTCGTTGTCAAATCAACCGACACCACAGCTCGCATTCTCAGAAAATCAGTTGCCCAGGTCAAGTCCGTTCGTAATTTCTTTGATTAGGAGGGATGAAAATGAAGAATTCAGGAAAAATCTTTTGGTACATCTTGCCTACTTTACTGGTCTATTATCTGGTGCCGGTGCTGATTATGTATTCTCCGCTGGATGACTTGACCATCAAGGGATTGTTGATTAACTTGATTTTAGTCTATCAACCAATCTTGATTTTACTGATTTCAATCATTTATACTGTCAAACATGGCTTTTCCTGGTGGTTTCCACTGCTACAAGGCTTGCTTTATCTGCCAGTCGATACCCTGATTTTTCCAAATGCAGAGGGCTCAGAAATCTACGTTATTCCTTACATTCTTGTAGGCTTTCTCGGAGCAGGAGTAGGGGTTTTGATGAGGAAGATGCTTGGAATTGGAAAATCTAGAAATTCTCGCAAAAATCCTTGAAAAATCCGAAAATCCTGCTATAATAACTGTTAGAGACTTATCCATTCTAGGAAATCTTTGAGAGAGTGCGCGGTTGCTGTGAGCGCATAGAGGATAGGATGGACACTACTCGGTATGATTTTATGCAAACATAAAAGGGTGGTTCCCTTATCGCCATTCTGAGGTCATCAGTTTTTTTGAGCTGGTGATGAATGAAGGTGGAACCACGTTACGACGTCCTTTTGTGAGGATGTCGTATTTTCTTTTGGAGGAGTAGTTATGCTACCTGATGACTTATTAAAACGGTGCCAAGATGTGCGAAGAGCCTATAGAGAGTTGGAACTCAAGCACCATGACAAAGAATGGTCTATTGAAGAGGACCTCTTGGCCTTGACCAATGATATTGGCAACATGAACCGCCTGATTATGACCAAGCAGGGTCGTTACTATGATGAAACACCCTGTAGTTTGGAGCAAAAAATAGCTGAAAATATCTGGTGGTTGATCGCATTGGCTGACCGCCTCGATATCGATATTCAAAAAGAAATGGAAACCTTTTTAGCTCAAAAAGAAGAGTTATTGGGGATTAAAAAATAAATAAAAAATAGAAAGGACTAGGGTCTCCGTATTTGGTTGAACTGAATACGGGCTACGGACTGGGCCAAAAAGATAAACGAGAACTAGACGCTTGCGTCGTCGTTCTGTTTCCTATTTTGTCTGTGTCCGCTTAACGCCCTTTATATCTTATATTATGATTAAAATTACTTTCCCAGATGGTGCTGTTCGTGAGTATCAGGCTGGTGTGACAACTTTTGAAATTGCGGAGAGCATCAGCAAGTCTTTGGCGAAAAAGGCGCTTGCAGGTAAGTTCAATGGTAAATTGATCGATACCACTCGTGCCATTGAAGAGGATGGGACGCTTGAAATCGTAACGCCTGACCATGAGGATGCTTTGGACATCTTGCGTCACTCAGCAGCTCACTTATTTGCCCAAGCGGCTCGTCGCCTTTTCCCAGACATCAAGTTGGGGGTTGGTCCAGCTATTCAGGATGGTTTCTACTATGATACGGACAATGCAGCTGGTCAGATTTCAAATGAAGACCTGCCACGCATTCAGGAAGAAATGATGAAGATTGTCAAGGAAAACTTCCCTTCTGAACGCCGTGAAGTAACTAAGGAAGAAGCTCTTGAGATTTTCAAAAATGATCCATATAAGTTGGAATTGATTCAAGAACATTCTGATGATGAGGGCGGTTTGACCATTTATACCCAGGGTGAATACGTTGATCTCTGCCGTGGGCCGCATGTTCCTTCAACAGGTCGTATTCAAGTTTTCCAACTCCTAAATGTTGCGGGTGCTTACTGGCGTGGTAAGAGTGAAAATCCAATGATGCAACGTGTTTATGGGACAGCTTGGTTTGACAAAAAAGACCTTAAAAAATACATTCAAATGCGTGAAGAAGCTAAAGAGCGTGACCACCGTAAACTTGGTAAGGAATTGGATCTCTTTATGATCAGCCAAGAAGTTGGTCAAGGTTTGCCATTCTGGTTGCCAAATGGAGCGACTATCCGTCGTACCTTGGAGCGCTACATCACAGATAAAGAATTAGCCTCAGGTTACCAGCACGTTTACACACCACCATTGGCTTCTGTTGAGCTTTATAAGACCTCAGGTCACTGGGAGCATTACCATGAAGACATGTTCCCAACTATGGACATGGGCGACGGTGAGGAGTTCGTACTTCGTCCGATGAACTGTCCACACCACATTCAAGTTTATAAAAATCAAGTGCGTTCATACCGTGAATTGCCAGTGCGTATTGCCGAGCTTGGTATGATGCACCGCTATGAGAAATCAGGTGCTCTTACTGGTTTGCAACGGGTGCGTGAGATGACCCTAAACGACGGTCATATTTTCGTGACACCTGAGCAAATCCAAGAAGAGTTCAAAAAAGCTCTCCAGTTGATTATCGATGTGTACGCAGATTTCAACCTAAACGACTACCGTTTCCGCCTGTCTTATCGTGATCCAGAGGACAAAGAGAAATACTACGATAACGATGAGATGTGGGAAAATGCCCAGCGTATGCTGAAAGGTGCCATGGATGAAATGGGCGTGGATTACTTTGAAGCAGAGGGTGAAGCAGCCTTCTACGGTCCGAAATTGGATATCCAGGTAAAAACAGCCCTTGGTAACGAAGAAACTCTGTCAACTATTCAGTTGGACTTCCTCTTGCCAGAACGCTTTGGTTTGACTTATATCGGTGCTGATGGTGAGGAGCACCGCCCAGTCATGATTCACCGTGGTGTCATCTCAACTATGGAACGCTTCACCGCTATCTTGATTGAAACCTACAAGGGTGCCTTCCCAACCTGGTTGGCTCCAACCCAAGTGACTATGATTCCAATCTCTGTGGAAGCTCACTTGGATTACGCTTGGAAGGTTGCCAAAGAATTGCAAGACCGTGGCGTTCGCGTACACGTGGATGAGCGGAACGAGAAGATGCAATACAAGATCCGTCAGAGCCAGACCAGCAAGATTCCATACCAGCTCATCGTCGGTGACAAGGAAATGGAAGACAATGCTGTCAACGTTCGTCGCTACGGAAGTAAGGCAACACAAACTCAGTCTGTTGCAGAATTTGTGGATCATATCCTAGCAGATATTGCCCGCAAGTCACGTCCAGCTGATGCTGAATAAATAAAGTAAGAAGTCCGAAAGGGCTTCTTTTTTGCGCAGAAAAAACTCCCAAGTTTTCAAAATAGAGTAGACTAGGTTTCTTTAGAAAGCTGATTGTCATTTTACTGGACATTCGTTTCAGAAATTTCTTTTAAAATTTTTAAAAACTTATTGGCGACCCTGGATTGATTGTTTTGTTTTTTCCAGAGAACTTGTAGAGGGTCATGGTTACCTTCTTGTAATTTTATAAATTTTAGTTGGCTATATTCATCAGTCAGGACAATGCCGTTCAAGCAAAGTGCAACACCTACACCTGCTTTGACAAGAAGGGCAGCATTATATAGAAGATTATAAGTTGCAACAATGCGATAATCACCAACTTTATCTAGTTCTTCAAAGGTGATGTTGGGCTGAGCAGATACTATCAGTGGATATTTGATGATATCATGAAGTTTTGGGGTCTGAAGAGTGGCTAAGGGATGATTTTTTGGAACAAGTATCCCCCAAGAATCTCTATTTGGAAGAGGTAAGTGATTATATTTACTTTCATCAAAAGAACCAAAGGTTATACCGATATCAATATTGCCTTGGTCTAAATATTCTTGTACATAGTCAGCGTTACCACTAAGAATGTGTACTTTAACTTCTGGATAGGTAGTGGTCAATTTTTTAACGGCTCGTGCCATGATATCCAGAGATTGACTTTCCGCGGCTCCAATACTAAGTTCACCCGACATACCATCGTTTCTACGGATGTTATTTTCTGTTTTATTGACTAAGGATAGAATTTCTATAGCACGATTGTAAAGGTAACGCCCGTCTTCGGTTATCTGAATTTCTCGGCTACCACGATCGAAAAGCTGAGTTTCTAATTCTGTTTCCAAGTCTCGAATTTGTCGAGAAAGGGTTGGCTGTGTGATATGCAAGGCCTTGGCGGCATTAGATATAGATTTGGTTTGTACGATTGTGACAAAGTAATTAAGAACACGGATATCCATTACTATCTCCTAGTGTTTTTTTTTAGAATTATTATACCACAACATATGCCTCATAGGCATACATAGAACATAAAACAAGTATTCGATTATGGGTTGTGTTTGTAATAAAATATCTAAAGAAAACAGGAAAGGAAACAGTAACTAAAATAAGGTATGAAGTATGCATCAAGAAATTAAATCGTTCATTGAAACAGGAGAAATCATTAAAAAAGGAGACATTGTTTATAAACTTATTCACGAAATTACTGCTGAAACCTTACCGCTTATAGAAAAATTGAATACAGAAGTCCAAAGCGAAGCGAGTAAGCGTGACTTGCTGGAAAAAATCATGTGTAAGAAGTTGGATGATACAACGTCAATTGCATTGCCTTTCCGAACGGATTTCGGACGCCATATTTCCATTGGTAAGGAAGTTTTTATTAATACGGATGTGATGATGACAGATTTAGGTGGGATTGTTATTGAGGACAAGGTCTTGATTGGTCCTCGTGCTATGATTATCTCAGTTAATCACCCTCAAGAATCATCACAGCGACGGGGCTTAATTTTGAAATCCGTCCATATTAAGAACAATGCTTGGATTGGTGCGGGAGCAACTATATTACCAGGGGTGACGGTTGGTGAAAATGCTATAGTAGGTGCTGGAAGTGTTGTGACAAAGGATGTACCTGATAATACAACTGTTGCAGGTGTACCTGCTAAAATTATAAATACAAATCATTAATTTTTGGAAGGAAATATTAAATTGAAAACTGCTATTTTTGAAAAAGCTGGGTCAATGATTATCGAAGAGGTTAATAAACCAATGATTCAAGCACCGGATGACGCCATTATAAAAATTGTCCGTGCCTGTGTTTGTGGTTCGGACCTCTGGTCATACTCTCATGGGGATGGTAAAGAAGTTCATTCTGTCAATTCCGGACACGAGGCACTTGGTATTGTTGAAGAAGTTGGTCCCGAAGTGACAGATATTCATCCCGGAGATTTTGTCATTGTACCCTTTACGCATGGTTGTGGTGAATGCGATGCCTGCCGTGCTGGATTTGACGGCACTTGTGATAATCATGTAGCTCCGACTAACTGGGGAAACGGTTACCAGGCAGAATACCTACGTTTTCACTATGCGAACTGGGCACTGATTAAAGTACCTGGTCAGCCATCTGATTACTCAGAAGATCTGCTGAAGTCTTTACTGGCCTTGGCAGATGTCATGCCTACAGGATATCATGCTGCGAGGGTAGCACAAGTGAAACAAGGCGACAAGGTCGTTGTGATTGGAGATGGCGCTGTCGGTCAATGTGCCGTTATTGCTGCTAAAATGCGAAGTGCGTCTCAAATCATTATGATGAGCCGTCATGAAGATCGTCAGAAATTAGCCTTTCAACTGGGTGCAACTGCTGTTGTTGCTGAACGTGGTGAGAAAGGTGTTGCAAAGGTGCGTGAAATTTTAGGTGGAGGAGCGGATGTTGCCCTTGAGTGCGTTGGTACAGAATCTTCTATTGAGCAGGCACTGGGGGTCCTTCATAATGGTGGTCGTATCGGCTATGTTGGTATCCCTCATTACAATAACCGTCCGATTGGCTCGACGTTTGCACAGAATATTTCCTTCGGCGGTGGTTCAGCATCGGTCACTACCTATGTCAAAAATGAATTACTCGAAGCCGTCTTGGATGGAAGGATTAACCCTGGTAAAGTTTTCACAAATACCTATGATTTCAGTGAAATTAACCAAGCCTATCAAGATATGGCGGACCGTAAAGAGATTAAATCTATGTTGATTGTTTCTGAGTAACCGTTATCTCATAAATTCGTTCGCTCAAAAATCTCGAATATTATCAGCACTATTTTGTCCTTCAACATAGTCATTTTCTATCAACTAGCAGAATGATTTTGTAAATCAGCGAAGTCCGAAAGGACTTCTTTTTGCATAGAAAAAAAACTCCCGAAAATCAGGAGTTGTCATTCTTATTCAATACTGCTTGCCCAAGACTTAGCCACGTAGCGTGATAGGCTGGAAATGGCGAAGTTGATGAGGAAGTAGATGAGGGCAACCATGAGATAGAGAGCAAAGACCTGCTCGGCCTCAAAGTAGCGTCCCATGAGGATTTGGCTGGAGCCAAAGAGTTCCTGGAGGGCAATAACGGAATAGAGGAAACTGGTGTCCTTGATGACCGTTACGATTTGTGAAATGATGGCTGGCAACATCTTGCGAATAGCCTGTGGCATGATGATATAAATCATAATCTGGACAGGTGTGAATCCTTGCGCCAGACCAGCCTCTGTTTGACCTGGACCAATGGCATTGAGACCACCGCGGATGATTTCTGCCATAGCAGCGGTCGTGAAAATGGTAAAAGCTGTTATACCAGCTGGAGTTGACTTCATCTGAAATACCAAGAAAACAGTGAAAATCCAGAGCAGGTTGGGTACGTTACGGACAAATTCGATATAGATCGTTGCAATCCACTTGAAGAGTGGATTTTTTCCATTTCGCATGATGGCCAAAATCATTCCGAAGAGGACAGATAGGACCACAGAGATGCTTGAAATGTAGAGAGTGAGCTGCAAACCAGACCAGAGCAATTGGAAGGTCGATGGTTTGAGAAGTTCTGAAATAGTATTCATCATAGACCTCCTTAATGACTGAAGGCAGCCTTGTTTTTCTCTTCAATCCGGCGTCCCCAGCTAGCAACGGGGAAACACATGATAAAGTAGAGAAAGGCCGCGCCTGCAAAGGCTGGAATGTAGTTGGCATTCATGGCAGACCAGGACTTGGTCATGAACATGATGTCTGCACCAGAGATAATAGCGACCGTGGCCGTATTTTTAATCAAGTTAACCACCTGGTTGGTTAATGGTGGAAGAATGGTTGGGATAGCCTGTGGCAAGATGATGATACGCATAGTCTCGCTGGCAGTAAAGCCTTGAGATAGGGCAGCCTCAGTCTGACCAGTCGGTACCGCCTCGATACCTGCACGGATAACTTCGGCAATATAGGCACCGTGGTAAAGCCCGACACAGATAACCGCTGTCCAATAGATAGATGGCATGAGCACATAGTTGGAAATCAAGGGCAGACCGTAATAGACAATCATGAATTGCACCAAGAGTGGTGTGTTTTGGTAGTATTCAACATAAATACGGGCCAACAATTTGAGTGATTTTTTCTTGCTGGATGATAGGCTACCGAAGAGAATTCCTAGCAGCATGGCCGTGATAAAGGCACCGATAGAAATAGCTATGGTAAAGAGGAAGCCTTGGAAAAAGACTGGAAAATCATTAAAGTAGCTCAGCCAGTTTTCCCAAGCATAGGGGCTAGTTGCAAAAACAAACATAACCGTTCCTTTCTAGTGTGTAGTAGTAGGTGGTTGGATGTGAGTCTCGGCTCACTTGCTGTGGTTCGAGTCAACATCTCAGCGCAGTGGTTGATTGGCGGTTTCGTTCGCGTTTTACGCTCCGAACCAGCCCTAACGAATGATACGAACTGTGTTCGTTCAATTTCCAACCTCCAAAGGTTCCCCGAACCTTGGAGCTGTGCGGGGGAGGGAGTAAAACGGTCTGGGAATAGACCGTTTTAGCCTGAACCCAGAAACTCGAGAGTTTAGACGAACTCTCTTTCCCTTAGTCGAGTTCTTTCCCGCTCCCTATTCATCTGTTTCAGTGACAGGTTTGAGTCCGTTGGCATCGTAGATAGCCTGTAGACTGCCATCCGCTGTCCATGTTTCGATGAGACCGTTTAAGTAATCATTAAGGTCTTTATTGGATAATTTAGTCACAATGCCGTAGTCTGACGCTGAGAAGCTGAAGTCCATGAGCTCAGACTGGGAACCAATATAGCCTGACAGGATAGACTGGTCTACTGAGAAGGCATCTGTGCGATGGGCACGGAGAGAAACAGAGAGTTCAGGATAAGAACCCAATTCTGCGAAGGTTACGGAAATGCCGTGCTTATCAGCTAAATCAGAAATTAGTTTTCGTGTGATAGAGCCTTGGGCAACCCCGATGTTCTTACCGTCCAAATCCTTGAAGGTCTTGATACCAGAATCCTTATTAACCAGGAAGCCGACAGCGTCTGTATAGTAAGGGCTGGTAAAGTTATAGAGGAGTTTGCGTTCTTCCGTGATGGTGAAAGTCGCGATGACCATGTCGACCTGCTCGTTGTCTAGAAGTGGACCACGAGTCTGTGCTGTAACTGGTGTAAATTCGATATCTACGCCCAGTTCTTGTGCAATTTTGCGGGCAATGTCAATTTCCATTCCTTCAAATTCGCCAGTGTCTGGATTTTTAAAACCAAAGTTTGGTACGTCTTGTTTGACGCCGACACGGAGAACACCACGGTCAATGATAGCCTGGACCTGGTCGCTGCTGACAGCTTGAGCAGGAGTTTCAGTCTGCACCTTGGTTTGACTGAAAGCAAAGAGGAGGACCACACCAATCAAGAGCATCCGAATGGCGAAAAATAAATTGATTTTCTTTGTATCCATAGGCACCTCCTAGATCTTAACCTTATCTGATTCGTGATTGATAATCTTGCTGAGGAACTGCTTGGCGCGTGGTTCTGTTGGATTGTCGAAGAAGCCATTGACGTCGGTCGTATCCACCAAAACCTCGCCCTCTGCCATGAAGATGATACGATCAGCCACCTCACGGGCAAAGCCCATTTCGTGGGTTACAACAATCATGTTCATTCCGTCGCGGGCCAATTTTTGCATAACTGCAAGAACATCACCGATGGTTTCAGGGTCAAGGGCAGAAGTTGGCTCATCAAAGAGCAGGAGTTCGGGGTGCATAGCCAGTCCACGGGCGATAGCCACACGCTGCTTCTGTCCACCAGAAAGCATAGCTGGATAAGAGTTCTTGCGGTCCCAGAGGTTTACAAATTCTAGGTATTTTTGCGCAGTCTTCTCTGCTTCTGCCTTGTCAATGCCCAAAACCTTGATAGGGGCTAGGGTAACATTTTCTAGGACTGTCTTATGAGGATAGAGGTTGAAATGTTGGAAAACCATGCCGACCTCTTTGCGGAGAGCAACTAGTTCCTTGGTAGATGAACCAGATACGGTGTGGCCGTGTACCACCAATTCACCGTCTTCTACAGACTCCAGTCCATTGATGGTACGAATCAATGTGGATTTTCCAGAACCAGAAGGGCCGAGGAGTACAACAACCTGACCAGGTTCAAATTCTAAGTTGATATTGCGTAGGGCGTGGTAGTCGCCGTAATATTTATTAACATCCTTAAACGATACTAATGACATGAGAATCTCCTTTATCTAACGCGATACTAAGCATCATATCATTGCAAAGATTAAATGTCAAGTATATTCTGACAATTTAAGAATTCCATGTGTTAGAAAATATAACATAGAATAGCGGGATAGATTTTAAACATGAATTTTCCAGATAAGTTATGATATAATAGAAGAAATAAATTAAAGGTATAAGTAATATGAAAAAAATTCTAGTTGTAGATGATGAGAGACCTATCTCGGATATTATTAAATTTAACATGACCCGTGAGGGCTATGAGGTCGTGACAGCTTTTGATGGTCGCGAGGCCTTAGAAGTATTTGAAGCGGAGTTTCCGGACATTGTCATTCTGGATTTGATGTTGCCAGAGTTGGATGGTTTGGAAGTGGCCCGTAACATTCGCAA
The sequence above is a segment of the Streptococcus suis genome. Coding sequences within it:
- a CDS encoding transporter substrate-binding domain-containing protein, translated to MDTKKINLFFAIRMLLIGVVLLFAFSQTKVQTETPAQAVSSDQVQAIIDRGVLRVGVKQDVPNFGFKNPDTGEFEGMEIDIARKIAQELGVDIEFTPVTAQTRGPLLDNEQVDMVIATFTITEERKLLYNFTSPYYTDAVGFLVNKDSGIKTFKDLDGKNIGVAQGSITRKLISDLADKHGISVTFAELGSYPELSVSLRAHRTDAFSVDQSILSGYIGSQSELMDFSFSASDYGIVTKLSNKDLNDYLNGLIETWTADGSLQAIYDANGLKPVTETDE
- a CDS encoding amino acid ABC transporter ATP-binding protein, with amino-acid sequence MSLVSFKDVNKYYGDYHALRNINLEFEPGQVVVLLGPSGSGKSTLIRTINGLESVEDGELVVHGHTVSGSSTKELVALRKEVGMVFQHFNLYPHKTVLENVTLAPIKVLGIDKAEAEKTAQKYLEFVNLWDRKNSYPAMLSGGQKQRVAIARGLAMHPELLLFDEPTSALDPETIGDVLAVMQKLARDGMNMIVVTHEMGFAREVADRIIFMAEGEVLVDTTDVNGFFDNPTEPRAKQFLSKIINHESDKVKI